A genomic window from Candidatus Polarisedimenticolaceae bacterium includes:
- a CDS encoding vitamin B12-dependent ribonucleotide reductase has translation MLQRDQRSGKDERAIQVPGEVGGTPAPTPSPRDGMRFARRFTKPNVHPYDEIEWELRDAVISSGKGEVAFEQRNVEVPKFWSQLATNVVAQKYFRGTLGSPEREHSVRQLLDRVAKTAAKWGREGHYFATDEDAVVFEAELTHLLLHQMVSFNSPVWFNCGIETHPQVSACFINSVQDTMQSILGLAKTEGMLFKYGSGTGSNLSGIRSSKEHLAGGGTASGPVSFMKGYDAFAGVIKSGGKTRRAAKMVILNVEHPDIKEFIHSKADEEKKAWALIEAGYSGEFNVHGGAYDSVFFQNANHSVRVNDEFMRAVVSDGEWITHAVTTGKPMGTYRARNLMREMAEAAWVCGDPGVQFDTTINTWHTSPNSGRINASNPCSEYMYLDDSACNLASLNLMRFRRADGEFDVDSFKHAVAVTISAMEIWVDNASYPTEMIGKNSHDYRPLGLGYANLGALLMSRGLPYDSDGGRAYAAAITSLMCGEAYATSARISAHKQPFAGYERNREPFLAVMRKHQAHADGIDGKLVPNELLSASRSAWADVVTLGTEHGFRNGQATVLAPTGTIAFMMDCDTTGIEPDISLVKYKKLVGGGLFKIVNNTVPLALKKLGYTHDEIQTIVDFVNANDTIEGAPGLKAEHLPVFDCAFKPAKGSRTIHYMGHVKMMAAAQPFLSGAISKTVNMPNDTTVEEIEKAYIESWKMGLKAIAIYRDGCKRSQPLSTGKDEDKATAKAVAEAPTPRRRKLPDTRHSITHKFSVAGHDGYINVGLYEDGKPGEIFITLGKAGSTLAGFADSFATAVSFSLQHGVELRFLVDKFTHVRFEPSGFTGNPQIPIAKSIIDYVFRWMALQFLPQEDQPPTPAVAATNGTDLSITAESETQNTAAAAQARERDVYVRQADAPPCHECGSIMIRNGACYACVNCGSTSGCS, from the coding sequence ATGCTCCAGCGCGACCAGAGATCCGGTAAGGACGAGCGCGCGATCCAGGTTCCGGGCGAGGTGGGCGGAACGCCCGCGCCGACCCCGAGCCCACGCGACGGGATGCGCTTCGCGCGCCGCTTCACGAAGCCGAACGTGCACCCCTACGATGAGATCGAGTGGGAATTGCGCGACGCCGTGATCTCCTCCGGTAAAGGCGAGGTCGCCTTCGAGCAACGGAACGTCGAGGTCCCGAAGTTCTGGTCGCAGCTCGCGACGAACGTCGTCGCGCAGAAGTACTTCCGCGGCACGCTCGGAAGCCCGGAGCGCGAGCACTCGGTCCGGCAGCTCCTCGATCGCGTCGCGAAGACCGCCGCGAAGTGGGGGCGCGAGGGCCATTACTTCGCCACCGACGAAGACGCCGTCGTGTTCGAGGCGGAGCTGACGCATCTGCTCCTCCACCAGATGGTCTCGTTCAACTCGCCGGTCTGGTTCAACTGCGGGATCGAGACGCACCCGCAGGTGTCGGCGTGCTTCATCAACTCGGTCCAGGACACGATGCAGTCGATCCTCGGGCTCGCGAAGACCGAGGGGATGCTCTTCAAGTACGGCTCGGGGACGGGCTCGAACCTCTCCGGGATCCGCTCGTCGAAGGAGCACCTGGCGGGCGGCGGCACCGCGTCGGGGCCGGTCTCGTTCATGAAGGGCTACGACGCGTTCGCCGGCGTGATCAAGTCGGGCGGCAAGACGCGGCGCGCGGCGAAGATGGTCATCCTCAACGTCGAGCACCCGGACATCAAGGAGTTCATCCACTCGAAGGCCGACGAAGAGAAGAAAGCCTGGGCCCTCATCGAAGCCGGCTACTCGGGCGAGTTCAACGTCCACGGCGGCGCGTACGACTCCGTGTTCTTCCAGAACGCGAACCACTCGGTGCGCGTCAACGACGAGTTCATGCGCGCGGTCGTCTCGGACGGCGAGTGGATCACGCACGCCGTCACCACCGGCAAGCCGATGGGCACGTACCGCGCCCGCAACCTCATGCGCGAGATGGCCGAGGCCGCGTGGGTGTGCGGCGATCCGGGGGTGCAGTTCGACACGACGATCAACACGTGGCACACGTCACCCAACAGCGGCCGCATCAACGCTTCGAACCCGTGCTCCGAGTACATGTACCTCGACGACTCGGCGTGCAACCTCGCTTCGCTCAACCTCATGCGCTTCCGCCGCGCCGATGGCGAATTCGACGTCGACTCGTTCAAACACGCCGTCGCGGTCACGATCTCCGCGATGGAGATCTGGGTCGACAACGCCTCGTATCCCACCGAAATGATCGGCAAGAACTCGCACGACTACCGGCCGCTCGGCCTCGGCTACGCGAACCTCGGCGCCCTACTCATGTCGCGCGGGCTCCCCTACGACAGCGACGGCGGCCGCGCCTACGCCGCCGCGATCACCTCGCTCATGTGCGGCGAGGCCTACGCGACCTCGGCCAGGATCTCGGCCCACAAGCAGCCGTTCGCCGGCTACGAGAGGAACCGGGAGCCGTTCCTCGCCGTCATGCGCAAGCACCAGGCGCACGCCGACGGGATCGACGGCAAGCTCGTCCCGAACGAATTGCTCTCGGCGAGCCGCTCCGCATGGGCCGACGTCGTCACGCTCGGCACCGAGCACGGCTTCAGGAACGGCCAGGCGACGGTTCTCGCCCCGACCGGCACGATCGCCTTCATGATGGATTGCGACACGACCGGCATCGAGCCCGACATCTCGCTCGTCAAGTACAAGAAGCTCGTCGGCGGCGGCCTCTTCAAGATCGTCAACAACACCGTGCCGCTCGCGCTCAAGAAGCTCGGCTACACGCACGACGAGATCCAGACGATCGTCGACTTCGTGAACGCCAACGACACGATCGAGGGCGCGCCCGGCCTCAAGGCCGAGCACCTGCCCGTCTTCGACTGCGCGTTCAAGCCGGCGAAGGGCTCGCGCACGATCCACTACATGGGCCACGTCAAGATGATGGCCGCCGCGCAGCCGTTCCTCTCCGGCGCGATCAGCAAGACCGTCAACATGCCGAACGACACGACGGTCGAGGAAATCGAGAAGGCGTACATCGAATCGTGGAAGATGGGCCTGAAGGCGATCGCGATCTACCGCGACGGCTGCAAGCGCAGCCAGCCGCTCTCGACCGGCAAGGACGAGGACAAGGCGACCGCCAAGGCCGTCGCCGAGGCCCCGACGCCGCGCCGCCGCAAGCTCCCCGACACGCGCCACTCGATCACGCACAAGTTCTCGGTCGCCGGCCACGACGGCTACATCAACGTCGGCCTCTACGAGGACGGGAAGCCCGGCGAGATTTTCATCACGCTCGGCAAGGCCGGCTCCACGCTCGCCGGCTTCGCCGATTCGTTCGCGACCGCCGTCTCGTTCTCTCTCCAGCACGGCGTCGAGCTGCGGTTCCTCGTCGACAAGTTCACGCACGTGCGCTTCGAGCCGTCGGGCTTCACCGGCAACCCGCAGATCCCGATCGCGAAGTCGATCATCGATTACGTCTTCCGCTGGATGGCGCTCCAGTTCCTCCCGCAGGAGGACCAGCCGCCGACACCCGCCGTCGCCGCGACGAACGGCACCGACCTCTCGATCACCGCGGAATCCGAGACGCAGAACACCGCCGCCGCCGCGCAGGCCCGCGAGCGCGACGTCTACGTCCGCCAGGCCGACGCGCCGCCGTGCCACGAGTGCGGCTCGATCATGATCCGCAACGGCGCCTGCTACGCGTGCGTGAATTGCGGAAGCACGAGCGGGTGCTCGTAA
- a CDS encoding PilZ domain-containing protein, giving the protein MKPGDKRIGNRAKRRLMVKYGTSAAEKTAFTKNVSDTGLFVQTNFVFKPGTTIQVHIQFPDKTFSMWARVVWAKSVPPSLAHVLECGMGLCFVDPTPEWFTHYREWAKKVGADLPPV; this is encoded by the coding sequence GTGAAGCCGGGCGACAAGCGGATCGGGAACCGCGCGAAGCGGCGTCTGATGGTCAAGTACGGCACGTCGGCCGCAGAGAAGACGGCGTTTACCAAGAACGTCTCCGACACCGGCCTCTTCGTGCAGACGAATTTCGTCTTCAAGCCGGGGACGACGATCCAGGTCCACATTCAATTCCCGGACAAGACGTTCAGCATGTGGGCGCGGGTCGTCTGGGCGAAGTCGGTGCCGCCGTCCCTGGCCCACGTCCTCGAATGCGGGATGGGGCTCTGCTTCGTCGACCCGACGCCCGAATGGTTCACCCACTACAGGGAATGGGCGAAGAAAGTCGGCGCCGATTTGCCCCCAGTCTAG
- the queG gene encoding tRNA epoxyqueuosine(34) reductase QueG, whose translation MNPDQLTAALKEKALALGFDKVAIANAAPLERDRAALAAWLAADRHATMAWMKKGSEKRSDPSSLLPGCRAVVSVAMNYKEGTASESHPNSRRGRVARYAQGRDYHRVIGEKLKDLAAWLSQTSGQPARTFVDTGPVLERAWAERSGLGWIGKNANLLTRDMGSWLLLGELLTAAELAHDAGPHQEFCGTCTACLDACPTQAIVDPGVVDAQRCISYWTIEHRGSIPADKREGLADWIFGCDVCQDVCPWNISFSKPAATGLFKRRDDLDGLDPEEILAMDEATFRKRYSGTPLMRAKWEGMRRNACIALGNRKDFEALPGLRRAIEDDDPVVREHAQWAIERIEGKG comes from the coding sequence ATGAATCCGGACCAGCTCACCGCCGCGCTGAAGGAGAAGGCGCTCGCGCTGGGCTTCGACAAGGTCGCGATCGCGAACGCCGCGCCGCTCGAGCGCGATCGCGCCGCGCTCGCCGCCTGGCTCGCCGCCGACCGTCACGCGACGATGGCCTGGATGAAGAAGGGCTCGGAGAAACGCTCCGACCCCTCGTCTCTTCTCCCCGGTTGCCGCGCCGTCGTCTCCGTCGCGATGAACTACAAAGAGGGGACAGCTTCCGAATCTCACCCAAACTCTCGCCGCGGCCGCGTCGCCCGCTACGCACAGGGGCGCGACTACCACCGCGTCATCGGCGAGAAGCTCAAGGACCTCGCCGCGTGGCTGAGTCAAACTTCGGGACAGCCCGCTCGCACTTTCGTCGACACCGGGCCCGTCCTCGAGCGCGCGTGGGCCGAGCGATCCGGCCTCGGCTGGATCGGCAAGAACGCGAACCTCCTCACGCGCGACATGGGATCGTGGCTCCTCCTCGGTGAGCTGCTCACCGCCGCCGAACTCGCTCACGATGCCGGCCCACACCAGGAGTTTTGCGGGACGTGCACCGCCTGCCTCGACGCCTGCCCGACGCAGGCGATCGTTGACCCCGGCGTCGTCGACGCGCAGCGCTGCATTTCCTACTGGACGATCGAGCATCGCGGCTCGATCCCCGCGGACAAGCGCGAAGGCCTCGCCGACTGGATCTTCGGCTGCGACGTCTGCCAAGACGTCTGCCCCTGGAACATCTCCTTCTCGAAGCCGGCTGCGACCGGACTCTTCAAGCGGCGCGACGACCTCGATGGCCTCGACCCCGAAGAGATCCTCGCCATGGACGAAGCGACGTTCCGCAAGCGCTACTCAGGGACCCCGCTCATGCGCGCGAAGTGGGAGGGGATGCGCAGGAACGCATGCATCGCGCTGGGAAACAGGAAGGATTTCGAGGCCCTGCCGGGGTTGAGGCGAGCAATCGAGGACGACGATCCGGTGGTCCGAGAGCACGCGCAATGGGCGATTGAGCGCATTGAAGGCAAGGGATAG
- a CDS encoding RNA methyltransferase: protein MPSAVPHAFRFILVEPLYGGNVGSAARVLKNFGFGRLDLVDPHEGADHAEAMKMAVDAKDLLAASKTHATLDAALDGAATVVGTSRRMGKQRQPHYALHELAPTLAGFALRGEVAILFGREDSGMSDADLDLCTHLAYIPTSEAYPALNLAQTVAIAAYELSRAIGVDHPAPADAEDNELALADHVSREAMYAHLDEALYAIGFLKDGQVEGMMRRLRRMLGRAALTAGDVQVVRGIARQILWLAREAKLDIPERK, encoded by the coding sequence ATGCCGAGCGCCGTCCCGCACGCCTTCCGCTTCATCCTCGTCGAGCCGCTCTACGGGGGAAACGTGGGATCGGCGGCCCGTGTCCTCAAGAACTTCGGCTTCGGGCGTCTCGACCTCGTCGATCCGCACGAGGGCGCGGACCACGCCGAGGCGATGAAGATGGCGGTCGACGCCAAGGACCTCCTCGCCGCGTCGAAGACCCACGCGACCCTCGACGCCGCCCTCGACGGCGCCGCCACGGTCGTCGGCACCTCGCGTCGCATGGGCAAGCAGCGGCAGCCCCACTACGCGCTCCACGAGCTGGCGCCGACGCTCGCCGGCTTTGCCCTTCGCGGCGAGGTCGCCATCTTGTTCGGCCGAGAGGACTCCGGCATGAGCGACGCCGATCTCGACCTCTGCACGCACCTCGCCTACATCCCGACCTCCGAGGCCTATCCAGCGCTCAACCTCGCGCAGACGGTCGCGATCGCCGCGTACGAGCTGAGCCGCGCGATCGGCGTCGACCACCCGGCGCCCGCGGATGCCGAGGACAACGAGCTGGCGCTCGCCGACCATGTGTCGCGCGAAGCGATGTACGCGCACCTCGACGAGGCGCTCTACGCGATCGGCTTCCTCAAGGACGGACAGGTCGAGGGGATGATGCGCCGCCTGCGGCGGATGCTCGGCCGCGCCGCGCTCACCGCCGGCGACGTGCAAGTCGTTCGCGGCATCGCGCGGCAGATCCTCTGGCTCGCGCGCGAGGCGAAGCTCGACATCCCCGAGCGGAAATGA